One segment of Nyctibius grandis isolate bNycGra1 chromosome 11, bNycGra1.pri, whole genome shotgun sequence DNA contains the following:
- the LOC137668389 gene encoding mesoderm posterior protein 1-like gives MAGPPAPLLPRDPHHALLRDGDGATATATSPAPSTEPPGASRCPPRGRQPGPGEQRGGGGPGRCGAPGGPRQSASEREKLRMRRLAQALLRLRHYLPPALAPAGQSLTKVQTLRLATRYIAHLSALLGPGEGALARRRGAAPRHCPLCPQGLGCCQPPAPRPHPPAPRDASPPGTVGWGSPPVAGTPPELRGAPDMGTGAWGSPPYGPAAGTPPEVLGAPDMGTGTWGSPPYIPVTGTPLEPHGTPGSVSGSWPLPPRSLGAVTPPEPPRRCATGTGTASSCCVEPAAPPQPPRARATDTGPPGTPARSSQVRPAPSPAPPAPAPTALVGSGAGGEPRTGGMGTGVEGPRGVRAGLGGTA, from the coding sequence ATGGCcggacccccagccccgctcctgccccggGACCCCCACCATGCCCTGCTCCGGGACGGGGACGGGGCCACCGCCACCgccacctccccagccccttccaCGGAGCCCCCCGGAGCGTCTCGGTGTCCCCCACGGGGCCGGCAGCCGGGGCCTGGGGAGCAGCGGGGTGGTGGGGGcccggggcggtgcggggcacCGGGGGGCCCTCGGCAAAGCGCCAGCGAGCGGGAGAAGCTGCGGATGCGGCGGCTGGCGCAGGCCCTGCTGCGGCTGCGGCACTACCTGCCCCCCGCGCTGGCCCCCGCGGGGCAGAGCCTCACCAAGGTGCAGACCCTGCGCCTCGCCACCCGCTACATCGCCCACCTCTCGGCCCTGCTGGGGCCGGGCGAGGGGGCGctggcccggcggcggggggcggcccccCGGCACTGCCCCCTCTGCCCGCAGGGCCtggggtgctgccagcccccggccccccgcccgcACCCACCGGCCCCGCGGGATGCTTCGCCCCCCGGCACCGTGGGCTGGGGGTCACCTCCCGtggcggggacccccccggaGCTGCGTGGGGCTCCCGACATGGGGACGGGGGCCTGGGGGTCACCCCCCTATGGCCCTGCTGCGGGGACCCCCCCGGAGGTGCTCGGGGCTCCCGACATGGGGACGGGGACCTGGGGGTCACCCCCCTACATCCCTGTGACCGGGACCCCCCTGGAGCCGCACGGGACCCCTGGCTCCGTCTCCGGCTCCTGGCCGTTGCCACCACGCAGCCTCGGCGCAGTGACCCCGCCGGAGCCCCCCCGGAGATGTGCCACGGGCACTGGGACGGCTTCTTCATGCTGCGTGGagcctgcagcccccccgcAGCCTCCCAGGGCCAGAGCGACTGACACGGggcccccagggacccccgcCCGCAGCTCCCAGGTACgcccggccccctccccagccccccctgctCCCGCACCCACCGCCCTCgtgggcagcggggctgggggggagccGAGGACGGgcgggatggggacaggggtggAGGGTCCTCgcggggtgcgggcagggctggggggcacagCATGA